The segment AATAATCTTCAAATAGATATGAGATGGAAGGTAAGATTTATGGGAGATTTTTTTGATAAAAATATACAGCGCATTATTCAAGAGTCAGTACCAGGAAAGCAAATTACAATAGCTCATGTTATTGCATCACCTATGACTGATATATATGAACGTCTTGGAATTGATGAAAAAGGAGCAATAGGTATTTTAACGCTTTCTCCTTTTGAAACCGCTATTATTGCAGCTGATATTGCCACAAAAGCATCTGATGTTGAAATTGGATTTCTTGATCGTTTTACAGGTTCTGTTGTAATAAGTGGTGATGTTCAAAGTGTTGAAACAG is part of the Clostridium botulinum genome and harbors:
- a CDS encoding BMC domain-containing protein, which encodes MGDFFDKNIQRIIQESVPGKQITIAHVIASPMTDIYERLGIDEKGAIGILTLSPFETAIIAADIATKASDVEIGFLDRFTGSVVISGDVQSVETALIAVNNTLKDMLGFTQASITRT